In a single window of the Bacilli bacterium genome:
- the glyQ gene encoding glycine--tRNA ligase subunit alpha, translated as MNFQEIILTLQNFWAEQNCVIMQPYDVEKGAGTMNPMTFLRSIGPEPWNVAYVEPSRRPADGRYGENPNRLYQHHQYQVIMKPSPDNIQEIYLESLKRLGIDPLHHDIRFVEDNWESPTLGAWGLGWEVWLDGMEITQFTYFQQVGGIDANPVAIEITYGLERLASYIQQKENVFDLEWVGNVTYGDVFLQPEYEHSRYTFEVSDAKLLFTLFGMYEAEAKRALEARLIFPAYDYVLKCSHTFNLLDARGAISVTERTGYIARVRNLARMCASAYLEERERLGFPLIKTTANGGQNK; from the coding sequence GTGAATTTTCAGGAGATCATTTTGACCCTGCAAAATTTTTGGGCGGAACAAAACTGCGTAATCATGCAACCGTATGACGTGGAAAAAGGCGCCGGCACGATGAATCCGATGACCTTTTTGCGCAGCATCGGCCCCGAACCATGGAACGTGGCTTATGTGGAGCCTTCCCGCCGCCCGGCGGACGGCAGATACGGAGAAAACCCGAACCGGCTGTACCAGCACCATCAGTACCAGGTCATTATGAAGCCGTCGCCGGACAACATTCAGGAAATATATTTGGAAAGCCTGAAGCGGTTGGGCATCGATCCGTTGCATCACGACATCCGTTTTGTCGAGGATAACTGGGAATCGCCCACGCTGGGAGCATGGGGGCTTGGCTGGGAAGTGTGGCTGGACGGAATGGAGATTACGCAATTTACGTACTTCCAACAGGTCGGCGGCATCGACGCCAATCCCGTCGCCATCGAAATTACATACGGACTGGAGCGGCTGGCTTCGTATATCCAGCAAAAAGAAAACGTGTTTGATCTCGAATGGGTCGGCAATGTGACTTATGGCGACGTCTTTTTGCAGCCCGAATACGAACATTCCAGGTACACTTTCGAGGTCTCCGACGCCAAGCTTTTGTTTACGCTGTTCGGCATGTATGAGGCGGAAGCCAAACGCGCGCTTGAGGCGCGGCTTATTTTCCCGGCATACGATTATGTGCTGAAATGCTCCCACACGTTTAATTTGTTGGATGCCCGCGGCGCAATCAGCGTTACGGAACGCACCGGCTATATCGCCAGGGTGCGCAATCTCGCCAGAATGTGTGCGTCCGCCTATTTGGAAGAACGGGAGCGCTTGGGCTTTCCGCTGATCAAGACTACGGCAAACGGAGGGCAAAACAAATGA
- the glyS gene encoding glycine--tRNA ligase subunit beta encodes MSKDLLLEIGMEEIPARFVRDAVEQLAQKTEEWLQNSRIAHASVIPYATPRRIAVYVRDVAEKQGDITEEAKGPAKKIAQDDQGNWTKAALGFARSQGVKPEELYFKEISGVEYAHARKHSVGVQTADILADGLKQLVLSLHFPKNMRWGSNDLKYVRPIRWLVALFGADVVDFAISGVRTGRVTRGHRFLGTETALAVANDYKEALRAQQVIVDIAERKAAIVAQIEQLAQANGWQVPMKADLLEEVLFLVEMPTALHGSFDPAFLSIPREVLITSMREHQRYFPVFSADGKLLPHFVTIRNGDSVSLDTVARGNEKVLRARLSDAKFFYVEDQKLSIDNALSRLETIVFHEELGTIGDKVRRIRAIAEALAEKLSLTGETAELVRRAAAICKFDLVTQMVYEFPELQGIMGEDYARKAGEKAEVARAIFEHYKPRFSGDSVPESPIGAIVSIADKIDTIAGCFSIGIVPTGSQDPYALRRQAAGIVQILLEKSLPLRLSELFAIALDVLERARGLKREHHEIVQDLTDFFGLRVKNLFSDRIRYDVADAVMAAGFDNVALTVQKGEALMQAVAGGGFKEAADALVRVGNLAQKAATAEFSAALFADRSERELYDSFLVQHGQFADALAQGNASSALYALTALREPINRYFAAVMVMVDDEALRNNRLGLLRAIADDISQFADFQKIVW; translated from the coding sequence ATGAGCAAAGACCTTTTACTGGAAATCGGCATGGAGGAAATCCCCGCCCGTTTTGTGCGCGACGCGGTGGAACAGCTGGCGCAAAAAACGGAAGAGTGGCTGCAAAACTCCCGGATAGCGCACGCTAGCGTCATCCCGTACGCCACGCCTCGTCGGATCGCCGTATATGTGCGGGATGTCGCGGAAAAACAAGGAGACATAACGGAAGAAGCGAAAGGGCCGGCGAAAAAAATCGCGCAGGACGATCAGGGCAACTGGACCAAAGCGGCGCTCGGATTCGCCCGCAGCCAGGGCGTAAAGCCCGAGGAGCTTTATTTTAAGGAAATTTCCGGCGTGGAATACGCGCATGCGCGCAAGCACAGCGTCGGCGTGCAAACCGCCGATATTCTTGCCGACGGACTTAAGCAGCTTGTGTTGTCTTTGCATTTTCCGAAAAATATGCGCTGGGGCAGCAACGACCTGAAATACGTCCGCCCGATCCGCTGGCTGGTCGCTTTGTTTGGCGCCGATGTTGTCGATTTTGCGATATCCGGCGTGCGCACGGGGCGCGTAACGCGCGGGCACCGTTTTTTGGGAACGGAAACGGCGCTTGCCGTTGCGAATGACTATAAAGAAGCGCTGCGCGCGCAGCAGGTAATTGTCGATATTGCCGAACGCAAGGCGGCGATTGTGGCGCAGATTGAACAATTGGCGCAAGCGAACGGATGGCAAGTTCCGATGAAGGCGGATTTGCTGGAAGAGGTGCTGTTTCTCGTGGAGATGCCGACGGCGCTTCACGGCAGCTTTGATCCGGCATTTTTAAGCATCCCCCGGGAAGTGCTGATTACTTCCATGCGGGAGCATCAGCGCTATTTCCCGGTATTTTCCGCCGACGGGAAGCTTTTGCCCCATTTTGTCACCATCAGAAACGGCGACAGCGTTTCGCTCGATACGGTAGCCAGAGGCAACGAAAAAGTGCTGCGGGCCAGGCTTTCCGACGCCAAATTCTTTTATGTGGAAGACCAAAAACTGTCGATCGACAACGCGCTTTCGCGTTTGGAAACGATTGTGTTTCATGAGGAGCTGGGCACCATTGGCGACAAGGTGCGGCGGATACGCGCCATAGCCGAAGCCTTGGCGGAAAAACTGTCCCTTACGGGCGAGACGGCAGAACTGGTTCGCCGCGCCGCGGCGATTTGCAAATTTGACCTGGTGACGCAAATGGTGTACGAGTTCCCCGAGCTGCAGGGCATCATGGGCGAAGACTACGCCCGCAAAGCCGGGGAAAAGGCGGAAGTCGCGCGCGCTATCTTTGAACATTATAAGCCGCGCTTTTCCGGAGACAGCGTTCCGGAATCGCCAATCGGCGCCATCGTAAGCATAGCGGATAAAATCGACACGATCGCCGGCTGCTTTTCCATCGGCATCGTGCCGACCGGGTCGCAGGATCCGTACGCGTTGCGAAGGCAGGCGGCCGGCATCGTGCAAATTTTGCTGGAAAAGAGCCTGCCGCTCCGTTTATCGGAGCTGTTCGCCATCGCATTGGACGTATTGGAACGCGCCCGCGGATTAAAACGCGAACATCATGAAATTGTGCAGGATTTAACCGACTTTTTCGGCTTGCGGGTCAAAAATCTGTTTTCCGACCGCATCCGGTATGATGTCGCCGATGCCGTCATGGCCGCCGGTTTCGACAATGTCGCGTTGACGGTGCAAAAAGGCGAGGCGCTGATGCAGGCGGTTGCCGGGGGCGGCTTTAAAGAAGCCGCGGACGCGCTTGTTCGCGTCGGCAATTTGGCCCAGAAAGCGGCTACGGCCGAATTTTCCGCCGCGCTATTCGCCGATCGGAGCGAACGCGAATTGTACGATTCCTTTCTCGTGCAGCACGGCCAATTTGCCGATGCTTTGGCGCAAGGAAACGCTTCTTCCGCGCTTTATGCGTTAACGGCTTTGCGGGAGCCGATCAACCGATATTTTGCGGCGGTTATGGTAATGGTCGACGATGAAGCGTTGCGGAACAACCGGTTGGGCTTGCTGCGGGCGATCGCCGACGACATAAGCCAATTCGCCGATTTTCAGAAAATTGTATGGTGA
- a CDS encoding YaiI/YqxD family protein, which yields MLPKIVVDADACPVKDEIRAAGKKHGIEVLMVASFDHRLIPEDGVQVVQVDRSDQSADLYIANHLQGGDVLITQDFGLAAIGLGKGAYVLSNRGQNYKDETMAFLLEQRHRNAKLRRKGRYGKGPKPFTDEDRHFFLHALTKLLTALQEIEPG from the coding sequence ATCTTGCCAAAGATCGTAGTGGATGCGGATGCCTGCCCGGTCAAGGATGAAATCAGGGCCGCCGGGAAAAAGCACGGGATTGAAGTGCTGATGGTCGCTTCGTTTGATCATCGGCTCATTCCCGAAGATGGTGTACAAGTTGTCCAGGTTGACCGTTCGGATCAATCCGCGGACCTTTATATTGCCAACCATTTGCAAGGCGGTGACGTTCTAATCACCCAGGACTTTGGGCTGGCCGCCATCGGTCTTGGCAAGGGCGCCTACGTTCTGTCAAACAGAGGGCAAAACTATAAAGATGAAACGATGGCATTTTTGTTGGAACAACGGCATCGTAACGCCAAGCTGCGGCGGAAAGGCCGCTACGGGAAAGGCCCGAAGCCTTTTACGGACGAAGACCGGCATTTTTTTCTACATGCTTTGACAAAACTTTTGACCGCTTTGCAGGAAATTGAACCGGGATAG
- the dnaG gene encoding DNA primase → MRDGRLPDDLIAAVLKRHDIVETVRKYLQLTKAGKYFKGLCPFHSEKTPSFTVSPDKQIFHCFGCGKTGSVVTFIMEVEGLSFAEAVRHLAAEAGIATDWAPLAATETKEQREQRAIIEGHELSAHWYHYLLKNAKIARAALHYLRDRGFTDKMIDEFQLGYSPPMRDKLYSMLQSKEKDLRLMEKGGLLTPIEGGGYADRFRDRIMFPIRNAQGQTIAFAGRVLNPEVQPKYLNSPETPLFNKSRTLFNLDKAKNAMRKSQTSVLFEGYADVMKAWAAGVENGVATMGTALTEYHVKLLKRYVQTVIVCYDGDDAGQAAAYKSIPLLQAAGLETLIAVIPGKMDPDEYITVNGGERFKSAIIESAVPAIKFKLIYLRRNHILQEDTGKLKYIDSALRAIAELKSPTEREFYVKELSAEFQFSVASLTEQLHQIRQELQKNAAIRDKEEKPWNNVMNDGKSGKSAPPLLPAYHVAERNLLYAMMTDRDVCLYVQEHLGGQFNVEEYAALAAYLYAFYGENPEPDISKFITMLADEQLAQVAAAIAALEAVDVRPIDEYIKEIRKVPVLQQLKAKEEMALTASRTGNSIEAARIFNEIVLLKRELDS, encoded by the coding sequence ATGCGTGACGGCAGACTACCGGACGATTTGATTGCGGCTGTTTTAAAGCGTCACGATATCGTAGAAACGGTACGGAAATATCTGCAACTTACGAAGGCGGGCAAGTATTTTAAAGGATTATGCCCGTTTCATTCAGAGAAAACCCCGTCTTTTACGGTTTCCCCCGATAAACAGATTTTTCACTGTTTCGGTTGCGGGAAAACCGGCAGCGTCGTTACATTTATCATGGAAGTAGAAGGCTTGTCATTTGCGGAAGCGGTTCGCCATTTGGCCGCCGAAGCGGGAATTGCGACTGATTGGGCGCCGCTTGCCGCAACGGAGACGAAAGAGCAGCGGGAACAGCGCGCCATTATCGAAGGCCACGAGCTATCCGCCCACTGGTATCACTATCTCCTGAAAAATGCGAAGATTGCCAGAGCGGCTCTTCATTATTTGCGGGATCGTGGCTTCACCGACAAAATGATCGACGAATTTCAACTTGGCTACTCCCCGCCTATGCGGGACAAGCTGTACAGCATGCTGCAAAGCAAGGAAAAAGATTTGCGGTTGATGGAAAAAGGCGGCCTGTTAACGCCTATTGAAGGCGGCGGATACGCCGACCGGTTTCGCGACCGCATCATGTTTCCGATCCGGAATGCCCAAGGGCAAACGATCGCTTTCGCCGGAAGGGTGCTCAACCCCGAGGTGCAACCGAAATATTTGAATTCTCCGGAAACCCCGCTATTTAACAAAAGCCGAACTCTATTCAATCTCGACAAAGCAAAAAACGCAATGCGCAAATCGCAAACTTCCGTACTATTTGAAGGGTATGCCGATGTAATGAAAGCATGGGCGGCCGGGGTGGAAAACGGCGTCGCCACGATGGGAACCGCGTTAACCGAGTATCATGTCAAATTGTTAAAGCGTTATGTGCAAACCGTTATCGTCTGTTATGACGGCGATGACGCCGGTCAGGCCGCCGCGTATAAAAGCATTCCGCTTCTGCAAGCGGCCGGCCTGGAAACATTGATTGCCGTCATCCCCGGCAAAATGGATCCGGATGAATACATTACTGTGAATGGCGGTGAACGATTTAAAAGCGCAATTATCGAAAGTGCGGTACCGGCAATTAAATTCAAATTAATTTATTTGCGGCGGAACCATATACTACAAGAAGACACGGGGAAATTAAAGTACATTGACTCGGCTCTGCGGGCAATCGCGGAACTGAAGTCTCCGACGGAACGGGAGTTTTATGTAAAGGAATTATCGGCCGAGTTCCAATTCTCCGTTGCTTCGCTTACGGAACAGTTGCATCAAATCAGGCAGGAATTGCAAAAGAATGCGGCAATAAGGGATAAAGAGGAAAAACCGTGGAATAATGTTATGAATGACGGGAAAAGCGGGAAAAGCGCCCCGCCGCTGCTCCCTGCGTATCATGTTGCGGAAAGAAACCTGCTTTATGCGATGATGACTGACCGTGATGTTTGTCTGTATGTCCAGGAACACCTCGGCGGTCAATTCAACGTTGAAGAATATGCAGCACTGGCTGCTTATTTATATGCATTTTACGGGGAAAACCCGGAACCCGACATAAGCAAGTTCATCACCATGCTTGCGGATGAACAATTGGCGCAGGTTGCCGCCGCGATCGCCGCGTTGGAGGCTGTAGACGTCCGTCCCATTGACGAATATATAAAGGAAATCAGGAAAGTTCCGGTTTTACAGCAACTGAAGGCCAAAGAGGAAATGGCGCTGACAGCGAGCCGCACCGGGAATTCCATAGAGGCAGCCCGTATCTTTAACGAAATCGTATTATTAAAAAGGGAGCTTGATTCATAA
- the rpoD gene encoding RNA polymerase sigma factor RpoD codes for MANDQHAETEHEMTLEQMKEQLIEQGKKRSSLTYKEIMDKLSPFEQDAEQIEEFFDQLADLEIDVVNENDEDLPLHANEHREAEDLNFDDDLALPPGVKINDPVRMYLKEIGRVPLLSADEEVKLANLIEQGDEEAKRRLAEANLRLVVSIAKRYVGRGMLFLDLIQEGNMGLIKAVEKFDYRKGFKFSTYATWWIRQAITRAIADQARTIRIPVHMVETINKLIRVSRQLLQELGREPTPEEIAAEMELSTEKVREIMKIAQEPVSLETPIGEEDDSHLGDFIEDQEALAPADAAAYELLKEQLEDVLDTLTEREENVLRLRFGLDDGRTRTLEEVGKVFGVTRERIRQIEAKALRKLRHPSRSKRLKDFLE; via the coding sequence ATGGCGAATGACCAGCATGCAGAAACAGAACACGAAATGACGCTGGAACAAATGAAAGAGCAATTGATTGAACAGGGCAAAAAACGTTCTTCGCTGACGTATAAAGAAATTATGGATAAGCTTAGCCCTTTCGAACAAGACGCGGAGCAAATCGAGGAATTTTTCGACCAGCTTGCGGATTTGGAAATCGATGTCGTCAATGAAAACGACGAAGATTTGCCCTTGCACGCCAACGAACATAGAGAAGCGGAAGACTTGAATTTCGACGATGATTTGGCTCTTCCTCCCGGCGTTAAAATCAATGACCCGGTTCGCATGTATCTGAAAGAAATCGGGCGCGTCCCGTTATTGTCAGCCGATGAAGAAGTGAAATTGGCCAACCTGATTGAACAGGGAGACGAGGAAGCAAAGCGCCGCCTCGCGGAAGCGAACCTTCGCCTTGTCGTAAGCATCGCCAAACGCTATGTCGGGCGCGGGATGCTGTTTTTGGACCTTATCCAGGAAGGCAACATGGGTTTGATCAAAGCGGTGGAAAAGTTTGATTACCGGAAGGGATTCAAATTCAGCACGTACGCAACCTGGTGGATTCGGCAGGCAATCACGCGGGCCATCGCCGACCAGGCAAGGACGATTCGGATTCCGGTGCATATGGTGGAAACGATCAACAAGTTGATCCGCGTATCGCGCCAACTGCTGCAGGAATTGGGGCGCGAACCCACTCCCGAGGAAATTGCCGCGGAAATGGAGTTAAGCACGGAAAAAGTGCGGGAAATTATGAAAATCGCCCAAGAGCCCGTCTCGCTGGAAACCCCGATCGGCGAAGAAGACGATTCGCATCTCGGCGATTTTATCGAAGACCAGGAAGCGCTCGCCCCCGCCGATGCGGCCGCCTACGAATTGCTGAAAGAGCAGTTGGAAGACGTGCTGGACACGCTGACCGAACGTGAAGAAAACGTGCTGCGGCTGCGGTTCGGTTTGGATGACGGGCGGACAAGAACGCTGGAAGAAGTCGGCAAAGTTTTTGGCGTTACGCGCGAGCGGATTCGCCAAATCGAGGCGAAAGCTTTGCGCAAGCTGCGCCATCCAAGCCGCAGCAAACGGCTGAAAGATTTTCTTGAATAA